The Dioscorea cayenensis subsp. rotundata cultivar TDr96_F1 chromosome 18, TDr96_F1_v2_PseudoChromosome.rev07_lg8_w22 25.fasta, whole genome shotgun sequence genome includes the window gctcgcagaatctgaattcctgccaacactttagttaaatgaaaagatcaatatgttaagccgAGAATAgactgtttaagtgataaagtaaatatttaaacgttaaagtaattagttaaacagtgaacaattaacttaaatgaatagtacaagattttaaccagtgactgacatacttaatcaataataaacctatacaactggatcaaataaaaaagaaggaacttacaacgagaaaaactcgttttcattaggattcaacaatggcacattgtctgtctcgacaacaagatcaactacagggCATTTGAaaatggagtgcacgtgacacatccgctggaagtcaacatcgttttctatcgGACAAATAGTTTTATGtacatcgggtgtgataaacttcaccctgacaagagaaacttcgagaccccatcgctcacatatctcagctaacacaaACTCctaagaagtctgagccgtgaacattagcactcttccctccccattgtatctagcaataccacaaaaactctccataatatatcggccgaaaaccaaatcgtacaaaccaaatgaaaagaagaacaaaaagaagaagacgaagaagaagaagaagatgtaaagaacaaacagcaatcagaaaggcaaacaaaaaagtgcacagttgtatgtaTAGAGGTTAGAcaagacgtgatgtgattgggcggtattttttcctccatcccaagggcaaaaaaggaaatatatgtcactgtcgcgaggaagccatattgccatcgctcgaatgaaagttctcaccttatcatgagtctctgtttaaacgtcaagctttttatgtttaaaccgatacatatagtgtttaaaataacggttaactgtttaactaaattctatatcatttaaataatatgtaaaccgtttaaatatcgtgatttaactgtttaaaaatatatgttattgtttaaattgaatgctttcactgacatcgcgttgaagatggatACCTcttgggtcactgtttaaacatctttatgtatttgcttaaacaccgttggCATTATTTAaggagtaaatcgattattgtttaactttttgttttgtttacaatgccgttttttgtttctcaaattgtttttactatgtctctgtttaaaattcacaagttatcacaagttgacactcaaataagtttgtttgtttaaaaaatttaaatgtttacAATGGAtaatctgattaaatatcagaagttcacactcaaataagcttgcttcatttaaaataaaacatttacaatgtcttctcggaccttggacactcgcaagtcgaccctcgttcgtctattaagatttcggtttgactcaccatatatatgtacattcgaatgctcacggcggttgcatatcatgcgcatcaacttaaacctgcacaacgtagaacgcaacacattaaaaaaggttaagcaaacacattcataaaaaggtctattaatcaatgtgtcatggtctgacttaagcgaagatcatgagagttaaacacagaaagtaatatttgtacatCGACGAAGGTTCTTAAACGCAGTgcgaacaattctcaagtgataaatatcaactccgtcttaaaggatgttttcacgatcttcctcctctagagaatcctccacaatcacgcaataagtgaaaaactttctttttcttacccaagtcgaaatgctcagcttaattgcttgcccgtcatccactcactggagaatcctccgcattcgagCGATTATGCGGGAATTTTCGACTGGGCAAGAAAAacatagtttaacttgttgcgtgattacggctgattgattctcaagatgaggaggatcatgagacatcctttaagatagagttgatcttcgaattttcgtctgactccagcgaatatcatacacaagaagcagatgaggaggaggaggaggaggacgatGACGACGAGTGGTtatccatgggaagggttcttccttgtcatttatggtatgaagtccacaagcaggttgacgctttatatccgagaaaaaagtgaaacacacagtggaccgagattgaccgatatttatgttaccgtgcacaagaattaataccgtcattaattcttatgcacgggataccataaccttgccacctgccacctgccaacacttcagttcaaacgaaaaagatcaatattttacgcagagactttgagaatttacacgttaatatgaacaGTTAAACAGGtaaagatatatttaaacagagacgacaattattaaacaaatttgtaatatatttaaacagataatagcaaagagttaaacagtatttaaataatacaactagataaccataaacgagaagaactagCATAAACGAGAAGatctttacaacgaaatgaactcgttttcagtaggattcgacaatggcacatcgtctgtctcgacaacaagatcgactacagctcatttgaagatagagtgcacttgaccaatccgatggaaatcaacttcattttctgttggagaaaccgatttacatatttcgggtatgaaaaacttcacccagactcatttcctgaaacagatttacatctatcattaccacaaaaaccctccataataaacacccgCAGACTGGTCAAAATGATAGCaccgaagagattctcaccgtattacgaaaccggcagaattgaagtcgaacaaaccaaatgaggagaaatgaggagaagaacaaggtgtaatgcaacttctaggcattgtctatcagaaaccaagcagaaagcccttgcAAAAGGTTGgatatgatgtgatttggcgctttttccccaccattttcaagggcaaaaatgggatttcacaacatggacccatttcaagtgaacggtagggggtaaaagggaagttaaacactgaCGGAAGgactgtccggggtgtgtaaaagtaggagggggtttttgggaagttttaaaaattacgaagggtgaacagtaatttttccttaGTTTTATCATTCTTTTATTGTAACACCAAAGCACACAAGCTATATTATGggattgaaataaatataaaaatcatatagattgaaaaaaaatgagtcatttttcttcttataatcAAATGTATGTTGTTAGAacttcccaaaataaaaaatcacaaaaagcaTGTCAAACTTTCATATGGAAAATGGaaatatggtttatttttattattccatAAACAGGTTAAGTTGGCCAACTATCTCCCACTAGCCTTGTTCATGCTAATGTTAATGTAGCCATTTATTTAGTACGTGTTGGCAATAAATGAGATAGTCACCAAAACTTCAAATACATATTCCACATTTATCAACCTTTCAACCATGGCCAACTATCTCCAAATCTACGTAAGTTAAATTATAAACCGTTGAATCGTAATTCAACGATTTTGCTCATGCAGTATGTAGATGAATAGTTTTACTGTTTTATAAATACTGCAGCGAAATACAcaacattttaattaaaactgtGTATATCGTGATTATATCCTAGTTATTCTAAtttctttcatctttgtttttttaatcttttaaaaatctAGGGACGTTACGAAATGATCcttactctatatatatatatatatatatatatatataaattcaataattttatttgtgttatttttttaaaaatttaaaaatatattaatacggcatgatttataaaaaattcgtACACGTATGAAAAGGTCCATCAAAGAAGCACAAATCCCGAGGAATAATGCGTGCCAGAGAACTCTGACTTCTGTGCGGGCACTTCCTTTTCCGGTGAAATCGCACGGTCAACACCGCATCATTGAGCCCTCACAGGTCCACCATAAAGCATCCCCCTGATCTCCTAAATCCAACGGATGTGATTTGTCGACTCCGTGCACTAGTGGTTCCCTCTTTCCAATCTACTTCCACTTAACCCCATTCTTTAATCACCCCACCCTTTaatcttatttaattaaaactaatcTCACTTGTacgaatattttataaatttgaggTACTTTTGTGCAATTATGAAAAAAGCGGGGTTTTTTTTGCAAAGAAGACACAGCAATTGCGATAGCCTTCTCTTCTTATTATCCCCAGAGCGCTCTCGCTTTTGCTCTCGATCGAAGTCTTGGCGAGAAGGAAGGAGAAGGAAGGAGAGGTTGTTTCCATCTTGGAGATCACTGCCATGCAGCCTTGCAGCAGAGAAAAGCAAGCGATGGCTCTTCAAGAGTTCCAGAACGCCGCGCATGATGATTTCTTTGACCAGATGCTCTCCAGCCTCCCTCCGTCGTGGCCGGATCACGAAAACCCTAAGTCGCCGTGGGATCTCGCTGGAAAACCCCAAGATGACCCCGCGGGGGAGTACCCGCCGTACGATGAGTCATCGTTGATTAGTGGCGATGGAGGGAGTGGGGGATCGCCAGAGGAGAAGAGCATGGGGCTCCATCTCGCTCAGCATCAGCAGATGATGCTCTCGGCGGGGATGGGACGATCGTCGCCGGTCGGTGCCGGCGACGGTGGCTTTATCCCGATGCCGCTGAGCCTTGGCAACGGCGGATTCTCCGATTCGAGACTTCTCCCGGACCGATCTCGCGACGAGGTCGGCGCCGCCTTCAAACCCCCCAATTCCACCGTACGCTTCCATTTCCCTTTTTGAAATTCATCCATTTTTCCCGATTTCCTCACAAAAATTAAGACAATTCTCAGGGTAGTGAAGGGATCTACAACGGATTCAGCTCCGGATCGGCGCAGCGCATGGCGCAAGCGGCAAATCAGCAGCATTTCCAGGTTCCTAAAACCCTCACATTTTTCCCCAATTTTCCACCATGTTGCTCTCCAATATTCaaatttcgaaaaaaaaaacaaatcagggTTCGCCGGTCCCATCTCAAAGCTTCGGAGCAGCGCCGCCGTCCTCTGGCAACGCCACGACGCAAGCGGCGGCCGCGCCGCCACGTCAGCGCGTTAGGGCTCGGCGTGGCCAAGCCACCGACCCTCACAGCATCGCCGAAAGGGTACGAAACCAAattctttcccttttttaaaaaaatcaattattattgttattttatatatatttttttatttaaggcGCATTTGAGAATGAGAAACAGTTTGTTGTAGTACTGGTTCTATGGGTTTTCTGTCAGTCTGGAATTGTCTGCAAGTTGTATGTTTGTTTGCCTGtgatatacctatatatatatatatatatatatatatatatatatatatataaaaactataacCAAGGGTTTGactctatttttcttatttagtagaATACGGGTCGGATCCTGGCTTTAATCCGAAACCCGAACTCATCAGAGtccaaaaaaatccaagaggTGGACAAGAAGAGGAGGATCACAATGATGGCAATGGGGTTTTCTTGGAAGCTCTGGGAGCTTGCATTCATCGTTCTCTACGCCCTCGCTTTCTATGCGCTCGTTATCTATCGATCTCTGCAACTATCCCACGGTAATCAAATTGAATCACTCTCCCAACTTCTTGACTGTTTGAATCATCGTGGATTTATGCATCAGTTGTCTTTCCTCCAGATAATTCTCACAAGTTGTTTGGTCTGCGTCCTGGATGGATTCTTGGTCGCCTTAATGTAAGTATCCACTTCTTGAATATGATTTTCTCGTATTTGGAAGTAAATCCTTGAACAAATGATGTTTGATTCTAAGTCTGTTGCCTTGAAAATGTTTAATGTCATTTAGGGTGTGTTTGAATCCAAGGAAATTGGAGCAAAAGAGAAGAACATGAAAAAtgattcattttgttttcttgattttagttGAATGAggaaatgaaatgaataaacaaattaaagaaaattattgaaGACAATTTTGATTAATCTATTAATGATATTTTCAAGATTTGATTTTGAAGAACTGGTGTCTAACCTTTGTTTTGACTAATGTGATGCACTCAAACTCAAGTTCGGCTGGTGGATAATGCAATAAATAATGTATCAAAATTGTAGTTATTTTTCCAAATCATTTATGAATATCTCCTCTTGATGGTTTAAATTATGTACATGATTTGCTCAAGTTGTTTCTGAGGGCTTGAGGTGATATGCCATCTAATCCTTCTAAGATTAGGATAATTTAGTGTAAAGGACCCATATTTTCCTTCCAGGGTTTGTGCgctatatatatgaaatattaagCTAGTAACAATAAATTAGTTGTGTAGTCCCAAATCTGGTTGGAACCCCATTAAGTTTTCTTCGCAATTGAGTGAAATTTGGGGCAAAAATGTTTTGTAATCCACTAAGATTCTAGCAATGCCATTATTCAGGAAGGATTAATTTGAgagcttataattttttttattaattttgtttccttccatCTTGTTTACCTATTGAATACAGCCCCTCTCTATTTTCCAGCGTGCTTTATTTTTGTAGGACCTTTCGGATCCACAATGGAGAAATTTTCGTGGAAATCTACCCATTCTTATGCTTGTGTTTGGGATATTCACATTGGTGGCAAATACAATCAGGCGCTTCTATCACTTGA containing:
- the LOC120281881 gene encoding membrane-bound O-acyltransferase gup1-like isoform X2 codes for the protein MQPCSREKQAMALQEFQNAAHDDFFDQMLSSLPPSWPDHENPKSPWDLAGKPQDDPAGEYPPYDESSLISGDGGSGGSPEEKSMGLHLAQHQQMMLSAGMGRSSPVGAGDGGFIPMPLSLGNGGFSDSRLLPDRSRDEVGAAFKPPNSTGSEGIYNGFSSGSAQRMAQAANQQHFQGSPVPSQSFGAAPPSSGNATTQAAAAPPRQRVRARRGQATDPHSIAERNTGRILALIRNPNSSESKKIQEVDKKRRITMMAMGFSWKLWELAFIVLYALAFYALVIYRSLQLSHDNSHKLFGLRPGWILGRLNDLSDPQWRNFRGNLPILMLVFGIFTLVANTIRRFYHLRARGMSLIWSFLSLCYLSYLHGACIVFILLISSMNFFLVKIFARTKYFVYMLWIFNIAILLLNRVYEGYSFTLFGANLAFLDSYRGTFRWHICFNLVILRMISFGLDYHWFSDQDSRFDQKERSVPIDKYSFNIYLSYLIYAPLYIAGPITSFNAFAMQLDIPQKNHSVGQIAWYGVRWAISLFLMEILTHFFYYNSYASSDIWKNLSPLEIFIIGYGVINFMWLKFSLIWRFFRFWSLIGGVETPENMPRCVNDCYDLESFWKSWHASFNKWLVRYMYIPLGGSQRKLLNVWVIFTFVALWHDLEWKLICWAWLTCIFLIPEIVIKSAAKTFQHDGLCPASTM